One window of the Shimwellia blattae DSM 4481 = NBRC 105725 genome contains the following:
- the pstC gene encoding phosphate ABC transporter permease PstC, which yields MAVTRPVLHSPGKKGDIIFSALVRLAALIVLLLLGGIIVSLLFSSWPSIEKFGFAFLWTREWDAPNDIFGALVPIYGTLVTSFIALLIAVPVSFGIALFLTELAPGWLRRPLGTAIELLAAIPSIVYGMWGLFIFAPLFATWFQEPVGNVLSAIPLVGTLFSGPAFGIGILAAGVILAIMIIPYIASVMRDVFEQTPVMMKESAYGIGCTTWEVIWRIVLPYTKNGVIGGVMLGLGRALGETMAVTFIIGNTYQLDSFSLYMPGNSITSALANEFAEAESGLHVAALMELGLILFVITFIVLAISKLMILRLAKNEGAR from the coding sequence ATGGCGGTAACCAGGCCGGTATTACATTCCCCGGGTAAAAAAGGCGATATTATTTTCAGCGCGCTGGTGAGGCTGGCGGCGCTGATTGTGCTGCTTCTGCTGGGGGGCATTATTGTCTCCCTGCTCTTTTCCTCCTGGCCGAGCATTGAGAAGTTTGGCTTTGCGTTCCTGTGGACCAGAGAGTGGGATGCCCCTAACGATATCTTTGGTGCGCTGGTGCCGATTTACGGCACCCTGGTCACCTCCTTCATTGCCCTGCTGATAGCGGTGCCGGTGAGCTTCGGTATCGCCCTGTTTCTGACTGAGCTGGCCCCGGGCTGGCTGCGCCGCCCCCTGGGCACGGCCATTGAGCTGCTGGCGGCGATCCCCAGTATTGTGTACGGCATGTGGGGGCTGTTTATCTTCGCCCCGCTGTTTGCCACCTGGTTCCAGGAGCCGGTCGGTAATGTGCTGTCGGCCATTCCGCTGGTGGGCACGCTCTTTTCCGGCCCGGCGTTTGGTATCGGTATTCTGGCTGCCGGGGTGATCCTCGCCATTATGATAATCCCGTATATCGCCTCTGTTATGCGCGACGTGTTCGAGCAAACCCCGGTCATGATGAAAGAGTCCGCCTACGGGATCGGCTGCACCACCTGGGAGGTTATCTGGCGGATTGTGCTGCCCTACACCAAAAACGGGGTCATCGGCGGGGTGATGCTCGGCCTGGGGCGCGCGCTGGGCGAGACCATGGCGGTGACTTTTATCATCGGCAATACCTACCAGCTGGACAGCTTCTCGCTGTATATGCCGGGCAACAGTATCACCTCAGCGCTGGCTAACGAATTTGCTGAGGCGGAGTCCGGGCTGCATGTGGCGGCGCTGATGGAGCTGGGGCTGATTCTGTTTGTTATTACCTTTATCGTGCTGGCTATCTCTAAACTGATGATCCTGCGCCTGGCAAAAAATGAAGGGGCACGCTGA
- the pstA gene encoding phosphate ABC transporter permease PstA, producing MATLEVSHNDALAASRRKMQARRRLKNRIALTLSMATMAFGLFWLVWILFSTVTRGMDGMSWALFSEMTPPPNTAGGGLANALAGSGLLILWATVIGTPLGIMAGVYLAEYGRKSWLAEVIRFINDILLSAPSIVVGLFVYTIVVARMQHFSGWAGVIALALLQIPIVIRTTENMLKLVPDSLREAAYALGTPKWKMISAITLKASVSGIMTGVLLAVARIAGETAPLLFTSLSNQFWSTDMMQPLANLPVTIFKFAMSPFADWQALAWAGVLIITLCVLLLNILARVVFAPGKH from the coding sequence ATGGCAACGCTGGAAGTTTCTCATAACGATGCGCTGGCGGCCTCGCGGCGTAAAATGCAGGCCCGCCGCCGCCTGAAGAACCGCATCGCCCTGACCCTCTCCATGGCGACTATGGCGTTCGGGCTGTTCTGGCTGGTGTGGATCCTGTTTTCTACGGTCACCCGCGGTATGGACGGCATGTCCTGGGCGCTGTTTAGCGAAATGACCCCGCCGCCGAACACGGCAGGCGGTGGCCTGGCAAACGCCCTGGCCGGTAGCGGGTTGCTGATCCTCTGGGCAACCGTGATTGGCACGCCGCTGGGGATTATGGCCGGGGTCTACCTGGCGGAATATGGCCGCAAATCCTGGCTGGCGGAGGTTATCCGCTTTATTAACGATATTCTGCTGTCGGCGCCGTCTATTGTGGTGGGGCTGTTCGTTTACACCATTGTGGTGGCACGGATGCAGCACTTTTCCGGCTGGGCCGGGGTGATTGCCCTGGCGCTTTTGCAGATCCCGATTGTTATCCGCACCACGGAAAATATGCTGAAACTGGTGCCGGACAGCCTGCGTGAAGCGGCCTACGCACTGGGGACGCCGAAGTGGAAAATGATCTCGGCCATTACGCTTAAGGCGTCGGTCTCCGGGATCATGACCGGTGTGCTGCTGGCGGTGGCGCGTATCGCCGGGGAGACGGCTCCGCTGCTGTTTACGTCGCTCTCTAACCAGTTCTGGAGCACCGACATGATGCAGCCGCTGGCGAACCTGCCGGTGACCATTTTTAAATTTGCCATGAGCCCGTTTGCCGACTGGCAGGCGCTGGCCTGGGCCGGGGTGCTGATTATTACCCTGTGTGTTCTGTTACTGAATATTCTGGCGCGCGTTGTCTTTGCGCCCGGTAAGCACTAA